One Triticum dicoccoides isolate Atlit2015 ecotype Zavitan chromosome 5B, WEW_v2.0, whole genome shotgun sequence genomic window carries:
- the LOC119312361 gene encoding uncharacterized protein LOC119312361, whose product MAVRAGWVVAVARGSAAAWQRVACNPETLPPDRVLALIFCGPLHLLARLAACLCVPLLAASAPFRFASPRRRRRLLLLPAPELLLAPYSPTPSSSSSSSSSSSSDEDDGDGDYGGFEDGDGISPHVD is encoded by the coding sequence ATGGCGGTGCGGGCGGGGtgggtggtggcggtggcgcgggggtcggcggcggcgtggcAGCGCGTGGCGTGCAACCCGGAGACGCTCCCGCCCGACCGCGTCCTCGCGCTCATCTTCTGCGGGCCGCTCCACCTCCTCGCGCGCCTCGCCGCCTGCCTCTGCGTCCCCCTCCTCGCCGCCAGCGCCCCCTTCCGCTtcgcctcccctcgccgccgccgccgcctgctcctTCTCCCGGCCCCCGAGCTTCTGCTCGCTCCGTACTCCCccaccccttcctcctcctcctcctcctcctcctcttcatcttccgaCGAGGATGACGGCGACGGCGACTACGGCGGCTTTGAGGACGGGGACGGCATCAGCCCTCACGTCGATTGA
- the LOC119306515 gene encoding guanylate-binding protein 4-like: MGWPRCALAICAAAAMVAMLAAAVGESDAGELERAFPIVEPDYGHTKLRLSKQGLEAIQRIKTPIAAVSVIGPYRSGKSFLLNQLLSLSCDKGFGVGHMRETKTKGIWIWGTPVEVDVDGSKVSVLYLDTEGFESIGKSNVYDDRIFALAAVLSSLLVYNLPETIREADISRLSFAVELAEEFYGRVKGQDVAFEPAKLLWLIQRDFLEGKSVQQMVDEALQRVPNSNGDKYIDEVNQIRDSLAIMGDNSTAFSLPQPHLQRTKLCDLKDQELELLYVQRRDELKQLVASMIKPKIVQGRTLNGKEFVSFLGQILEALNKGEIPSTGSLVEVFNKGILERCLKVYTERMEIVVLPVSVDKLQLAHGLAEDEARKLFDKQHFGKHYAAQSFLNLDEEIKKVFRSYGLANEYQSSKLCEAKFSECEEKMDHLQALKLPSMAKFNAGFLRCNQSFEMECVGPAKGSYEHRMSKMLARSRALFIREYNNKLFNWLVIFSLTMVVIGRFIVKLLLLEAAAWVMFIFLETYTRLFWSSESLYYNPVWHSIVSSWEAIVYSPVLDLDRWVIPIVIVLSFLAVYWRCIGMRGRIGRSVLPLYNGSFRSSGRPRTD; encoded by the exons ATGGGGTGGCCGAGGTGTGCCCTGGCGATATGCGCGGCGGCCGCGATGGTGGCGATGCTTGCCGCGGCGGTAGGGGAATCCGATGCGGGCGAGCTAGAGCGCGC GTTTCCGATCGTGGAGCCGGATTATGGCCACACTAAGCTCCGTCTTTCGAAGCAAGGCCTGGAGGCAATCCAAAGGATCAAGACTCCAATAGCTGCTGTTTCT GTCATTGGTCCATATCGATCTGGAAAATCTTTCCTTCTCAACCAGCTTCTCTCCTTGTCATGTGACAAAG GTTTTGGAGTTGGACACATGCGAGAAACCAAAACCAAAG GTATATGGATTTGGGGTACTCCCGTTGAGGTCGATGTTGATGGCTCCAAGGTGTCTGTCCTTTACCTGGACACTGAAGGATTCGAGAGCATTGGAAAATCCAATGTGTATGATGATAG GATATTTGCTCTGGCAGCTGTCCTGAGTTCTCTTCTTGTCTACAATCTCCCTGAGACG ATTCGTGAAGCTGATATATCCAGACTCTCATTCGCTGTTGAACTTGCTGAAGAATTCTACGGAAG GGTGAAG GGCCAAGATGTTGCTTTCGAGCCAGCAAAACTTCTGTGGCTGATACAGAGGGATTTCCTTG AAGGAAAATCTGTACAACAGATGGTTGACGAAGCTCTCCAACGGGTGCCTAATAGCAATG GAGACAAATATATTGATGAG GTCAACCAAATCAGAGACTCTTTGGCAATTATGGGTGATAACAGTACTGCTTTTAGCTTGCCCCAG CCTCATCTCCAAAGAACAAAGCTATGTGATCTGAAGGACCAGGAACTTGAACTGTTGTATGTACAGAGGAGGGATGAACTGAAGCAATTGGTTGCATCCATGATAAAACCAAAAATTGTGCAGGGTAGAACTTTAAATGGAAAGGAGTTTGTATCCTTCTTAGGGCAG ATACTTGAAGCTTTGAACAAAGGTGAAATTCCATCGACAGGGTCGCTTGTTGAAGTCTTCAATAAGGGCATTCTTGAACGTTGCTTGAAGGTGTATACTGAAAGAATGGAAATAGTGGTTCTTCCAGTATCAGTTGATAAACTTCAGCTGGCTCATGGGTTGGCAGAAGATGAAGCTAGAAAGCTTTTTGACAAGCAACATTTTGGTAAACATTATGCTGCTCAGTCCTTCCTCAATCTTGATGAAGAAATAAAAAAG GTGTTCAGAAGCTATGGGTTAGCCAATGAGTATCAGTCATCAAAGCTGTGTGAAGCAAAGTTCTCAGAGTGTGAAGAAAAGATGGATCACCTTCAAGCCTTGAAGCTTCCTTCCATGGCAAAATTCAATGCAGGATTTCTCCGCTGCAATCAAAGTTTCGAAATGGAGTGTGTGGGGCCTGCCAAGGGTAGCTATGAGCATCGAATGTCAAAG ATGCTCGCAAGGTCCCGTGCTCTGTTCATCAGGGAGTACAACAACAAACTCTTCAACTGGCTGGTGATCTTCTCCTTAACCATGGTGGTGATCGGGCGGTTCATCGTAAAGCTTCTTCTACTTGAAGCTGCTGCATGGGTGATGTTCATCTTCCTGGAGACGTACACGAGGTTGTTCTGGTCATCGGAATCGCTCTACTACAACCCCGTGTGGCACTCCATCGTCTCTTCGTGGGAGGCCATTGTGTACAGCCCTGTACTTGATCTTGACAG ATGGGTGATCCCTATTGTTATCGTGCTGTCCTTCTTAGCTGTTTATTGGCGTTGCATCGGCATGAGGGGAAGGATTGGTCGATCGGTGTTACCCCTGTACAATGGGTCATTCAGAAGCTCCGGTCGACCGAGGACGGATTAA